The proteins below come from a single bacterium genomic window:
- a CDS encoding HD domain-containing protein: MNLELLLSFLGKLEKLKCIPRHSWTSSGRQESVAEHSWRLAAIVYLLKDELKGYDIEKML, from the coding sequence ATGAACTTAGAACTGCTGCTTTCTTTTCTTGGTAAGTTAGAAAAATTGAAATGCATCCCCCGGCATTCTTGGACTTCAAGTGGAAGACAAGAAAGCGTAGCAGAGCATTCCTGGAGGCTGGCCGCAATTGTTTATTTATTGAAAGACGAATTGAAAGGTTATGATATTGAAAAGATGCTT
- a CDS encoding GNAT family N-acetyltransferase, translating into MLRGFFEGWPKKLSPRTHLLLLKNSDHVVLAVETRTNKVTGFITAISDGVLCAYIPLLEVLPEYRNQDIGSELVKRMLKRLKGLYMVDLLCDKKVQPFYLRHGMSKATGMMIRNHTMQSGRKTSKGTIS; encoded by the coding sequence ATGCTGCGGGGATTCTTTGAAGGTTGGCCTAAAAAGCTTTCACCCCGGACTCATTTGCTTTTGCTGAAAAACAGCGATCACGTTGTTTTAGCGGTCGAGACCCGAACGAATAAAGTGACCGGTTTTATCACCGCCATCAGCGACGGCGTGCTGTGCGCGTATATTCCGCTGCTGGAGGTCTTGCCCGAATACCGGAATCAGGACATCGGAAGTGAGTTGGTCAAAAGAATGTTGAAGAGATTAAAAGGCTTGTATATGGTAGATCTGCTGTGCGACAAAAAGGTGCAGCCATTCTATCTCCGGCACGGAATGTCAAAGGCTACCGGGATGATGATTCGCAACCATACTATGCAGTCAGGGCGAAAAACATCAAAAGGAACTATTTCATGA